One Sphingomonas sp. OV641 genomic window carries:
- a CDS encoding DUF4167 domain-containing protein, translating into MINNRQNGRRRGRGGQRSQGGSSQGQRDNGNRIDSRARGNASQLYEKYKNMASDAQRQGDRVNTEYYLQFADHYFRVLADQRGRYEDQARERRPQNDFDLDEDYGDEGEPIRAEEQGRGGDERAERDGNRQYDGNRQQDGGRSRSDRDEGARAEGTRADGGEPRQRDGQDRRQRSSNARGDYRREERAAAPVNGETVPVETAQTVAAHPSPEMNGDVDVAAPKRRGRPRKAPVDAAEQLGFDASALPPSIGGEAVAEEAAPKPRRRRTLAAPAEVEA; encoded by the coding sequence GTCAGAACGGTCGCCGTCGTGGCCGTGGTGGGCAGCGTTCGCAGGGCGGAAGCAGCCAGGGCCAGCGTGACAATGGCAATCGGATCGACAGCCGGGCACGTGGCAACGCCAGCCAGCTTTACGAAAAGTACAAGAACATGGCGTCGGACGCGCAGCGGCAGGGCGATCGCGTCAACACGGAATATTACCTCCAGTTCGCCGATCACTACTTCCGCGTCCTCGCCGATCAGCGCGGCCGTTATGAGGATCAGGCGCGGGAGCGTCGTCCGCAGAACGATTTCGATCTCGACGAGGATTACGGCGACGAAGGTGAGCCGATCCGTGCCGAGGAGCAGGGCCGCGGCGGCGACGAGCGTGCGGAACGCGACGGCAATCGCCAGTATGACGGCAATCGCCAGCAGGATGGCGGGCGTAGCCGGTCCGATCGCGACGAGGGTGCTCGGGCGGAAGGCACGCGTGCCGATGGTGGTGAGCCGCGCCAGCGGGATGGCCAGGATCGCCGGCAGCGTTCTTCGAACGCCCGTGGCGACTATCGTCGGGAGGAGCGTGCAGCCGCGCCCGTGAACGGCGAAACGGTGCCTGTCGAAACCGCCCAGACCGTTGCGGCACATCCTTCGCCTGAAATGAATGGCGATGTGGACGTCGCCGCTCCGAAGCGTCGCGGTCGGCCGCGCAAGGCGCCGGTGGATGCGGCTGAGCAGCTCGGCTTTGACGCCAGCGCATTGCCGCCGTCGATTGGTGGTGAGGCTGTGGCGGAGGAAGCGGCACCAAAGCCGCGGCGTCGTCGCACCCTTGCTGCACCGGCAGAGGTCGAAGCGTAA